Proteins from one Chroococcidiopsis sp. CCMEE 29 genomic window:
- a CDS encoding methyltransferase domain-containing protein produces the protein MSLFFSALGLLFLLALGVAFYLITARRYQSSHSVANSYDQWTEDGILEFYWGEHIHLGHYGSPPQRKDFLSAKSDFVHEMVRWGGLDKLPPGTTVLDVGCGIGGSSRILARDYGFVVTGITISPQQVKRAQQLTSKELDVQFLVDDAMALSFPDASFDVVWSIEAGPHMPDKAVFAKELMRVLKPGGVMVVADWNQRDDRQKPLNFWERPVMRQLLDQWSHPAFSSIEGFSELLEATGLVEGGVLTADWTEQTLPSWLDSIWQGVVRPEGLFLFGLSGLIKSLREVPTLLLMRLAFGTGLCRFGMFRALRANSLPQLTQTVPTPATQV, from the coding sequence ATGAGTTTGTTTTTTTCGGCGCTTGGACTTCTCTTCCTACTGGCACTGGGCGTTGCATTCTATCTAATCACGGCTCGCCGTTATCAATCCTCTCATTCTGTAGCCAATTCCTATGACCAATGGACTGAAGACGGTATTTTGGAGTTTTACTGGGGCGAACACATCCACTTAGGTCATTATGGTTCGCCGCCGCAACGGAAGGATTTTCTGAGTGCTAAATCTGACTTCGTGCATGAAATGGTGCGTTGGGGCGGCTTAGATAAATTACCCCCTGGCACCACTGTCTTAGATGTTGGCTGTGGAATTGGGGGCAGCAGCCGCATTTTGGCACGGGATTACGGGTTTGTAGTCACAGGGATTACCATCAGTCCCCAACAGGTCAAACGCGCCCAGCAGTTAACTTCTAAGGAACTTGATGTGCAATTTCTGGTGGATGATGCTATGGCACTTTCGTTCCCAGATGCAAGTTTTGATGTAGTTTGGTCGATTGAAGCCGGACCACATATGCCAGACAAAGCCGTTTTTGCCAAAGAGTTAATGAGGGTGCTAAAGCCAGGTGGCGTAATGGTTGTGGCTGACTGGAATCAGAGGGATGATCGCCAAAAGCCGCTTAATTTTTGGGAGAGGCCCGTCATGCGGCAACTCCTCGATCAGTGGTCTCATCCCGCCTTCTCAAGCATTGAAGGCTTTTCCGAGCTTCTGGAAGCAACGGGATTGGTCGAGGGAGGAGTATTAACAGCGGACTGGACAGAACAAACGCTTCCTTCGTGGCTAGATTCTATCTGGCAGGGAGTGGTTCGACCTGAGGGATTGTTCCTGTTTGGTCTATCTGGTTTGATTAAATCTCTGCGAGAAGTACCGACCCTTCTATTGATGCGGCTAGCATTTGGCACGGGTCTTTGCCGCTTTGGAATGTTCCGTGCTTTACGGGCTAACTCGCTGCCACAATTAACACAAACAGTTCCAACCCCAGCTACTCAAGTTTGA
- a CDS encoding IS630 family transposase codes for MKLKDARHLSAKAQEALRYRVVNAVESGMSKSEAARVFNVSRTAVHNWTKVVASSGATSLKARKRGPRASSRLLPHQAATAVRLMEQKCPDALGLPFYLWTREAVQQFLAQRYELSVSVWTIGRYLKKWGFTPQKPLRRAYEQDRKAVQYWLETEYPQICRKAHQEKAQIHWGDEMGVRSDYQAGRSYGRTGQTPVVLGTGKRFSCNMISTITNRGKLYFKLFTQRFDAALMLDFLRRLIRQCDQKVFLIVDSHPVHRSHVVKSWVERHAARIRLFFLPSYSPELNPNELLNHDVKANAVGRQRPRNQTQMINNIRSYLRSTQRHPNVVQNFFHEKHVAYAAA; via the coding sequence ATGAAACTCAAAGACGCTCGCCATCTGTCAGCCAAAGCTCAAGAAGCACTTCGCTACCGAGTGGTAAATGCAGTCGAGAGCGGTATGAGTAAATCAGAAGCAGCGCGTGTTTTCAACGTTTCGCGTACAGCAGTGCATAACTGGACAAAAGTGGTAGCTTCCAGCGGTGCGACATCGTTGAAAGCAAGAAAGCGTGGTCCTCGTGCTAGCTCACGTCTGCTCCCCCATCAAGCGGCAACAGCAGTGAGGTTAATGGAGCAAAAGTGTCCAGACGCTTTAGGATTACCATTTTACTTATGGACACGCGAAGCAGTGCAACAGTTTTTGGCTCAACGGTATGAGCTATCGGTGTCAGTGTGGACAATAGGGCGTTATCTCAAGAAATGGGGTTTTACACCACAAAAACCGCTGCGTCGGGCATACGAACAGGATCGCAAGGCAGTGCAGTACTGGTTAGAAACTGAGTATCCCCAGATTTGTCGTAAAGCCCATCAAGAAAAAGCACAAATTCACTGGGGAGACGAAATGGGAGTCCGCTCGGATTATCAAGCAGGACGTTCCTATGGACGAACTGGACAAACGCCAGTTGTGTTAGGGACAGGTAAGCGCTTTAGCTGCAATATGATTTCAACAATTACCAATCGTGGCAAGCTGTACTTCAAGTTATTCACACAACGGTTTGATGCCGCGCTCATGCTTGATTTCCTGCGGCGTTTGATTCGTCAGTGTGACCAAAAGGTGTTTCTGATTGTAGATAGTCATCCTGTGCATCGCTCTCACGTAGTTAAAAGCTGGGTTGAGCGTCATGCCGCTCGCATCCGCCTGTTTTTCTTGCCTTCTTATAGCCCTGAACTAAACCCAAATGAGCTACTCAACCATGATGTTAAAGCCAATGCTGTTGGGCGGCAACGTCCCAGAAATCAAACACAGATGATTAACAACATCCGTAGCTATTTACGTAGCACACAACGTCACCCTAACGTTGTGCAAAACTTCTTCCACGAGAAACACGTTGCTTATGCAGCTGCCTAG
- a CDS encoding DUF2288 domain-containing protein, with translation MENLRAVLAESLDEAEWEWLIPHVRRDAVVVVDQQMDLLDVGVAIASDNVASVQQWIDRQLIYKPSATQLSDWNSDRNKRFNTLIVQPYVLVQELVA, from the coding sequence ATGGAGAATTTAAGAGCCGTATTAGCAGAAAGTCTAGACGAAGCGGAGTGGGAGTGGCTTATTCCTCACGTACGGCGTGATGCTGTGGTGGTGGTGGATCAACAGATGGATCTATTAGATGTTGGAGTAGCGATCGCTAGTGATAATGTTGCTTCAGTACAACAATGGATTGATCGGCAATTGATTTATAAGCCTTCAGCCACCCAGTTGTCAGATTGGAATAGCGATCGCAATAAACGATTTAATACACTTATCGTCCAGCCCTACGTTCTTGTGCAAGAGCTAGTTGCTTAG
- the plsX gene encoding phosphate acyltransferase PlsX: MGLTRARIAIDAMGGDHAPAEIVAGALRAREELGVEVLLVGDPQKIEAALPQTSNLGQIEIVPAEGTIEMHEEPLSGIRRKPKASINVAMDLVKQKQAAAVVSAGHSGAAMAAALLRLGRLPGIDRPAIGAVFPTIVASKPVLILDVGANVDCRPKFLEQFAVMGAVYSQYVLGIAEPKVGLLNIGEEDTKGNDLAVRTHQMLAKNPKITFIGNAEGRDVLSGRFDVIVCDGFVGNVLLKFAEAVGEVVLQILREELPQGLQGQLGTMLLKPNLKRIRQRIDHAEHGGGLLLGVAGICIISHGSSQSPSIFNAIRLAKEAVNNRVLERIQFQDQVGKQSAISGNEVRSQE, translated from the coding sequence ATGGGATTGACTCGCGCACGAATCGCAATTGACGCCATGGGGGGGGATCATGCACCCGCCGAAATCGTTGCTGGCGCACTGCGGGCACGGGAGGAATTAGGTGTAGAAGTATTACTGGTGGGCGACCCCCAGAAGATTGAAGCTGCCCTGCCGCAAACGAGTAATTTGGGTCAAATTGAAATCGTACCTGCTGAGGGCACGATTGAAATGCATGAGGAGCCATTAAGCGGGATTAGACGTAAGCCTAAGGCTTCAATCAACGTGGCGATGGATTTGGTCAAGCAAAAGCAGGCAGCAGCTGTCGTGTCAGCGGGTCATTCTGGAGCCGCTATGGCAGCAGCGCTTCTTCGTTTAGGGCGACTGCCTGGAATTGACCGTCCAGCAATTGGCGCAGTGTTTCCGACAATTGTTGCCAGTAAGCCAGTACTAATCCTCGATGTCGGTGCAAATGTTGATTGCCGTCCCAAGTTTTTGGAGCAATTTGCTGTTATGGGAGCGGTTTACAGTCAGTACGTGCTGGGAATTGCGGAGCCAAAGGTAGGACTTTTAAATATAGGTGAGGAAGACACTAAGGGCAATGACTTAGCTGTTCGCACTCACCAAATGCTGGCAAAAAATCCCAAAATTACCTTTATTGGCAATGCTGAAGGTCGTGATGTCCTTTCCGGTCGCTTTGATGTCATTGTCTGTGATGGCTTTGTGGGCAACGTGTTGTTGAAGTTTGCTGAAGCTGTGGGTGAGGTGGTGCTCCAAATCTTGCGAGAAGAGTTACCCCAAGGATTACAAGGTCAATTGGGGACGATGTTGTTAAAACCAAACTTGAAAAGGATTAGGCAGCGGATAGACCACGCCGAACATGGAGGTGGCTTGTTGTTAGGCGTGGCAGGAATTTGCATTATCAGCCATGGTAGCTCTCAATCACCTTCGATTTTTAATGCCATTCGCTTGGCGAAGGAAGCAGTTAATAACCGCGTACTAGAGCGAATTCAGTTTCAAGATCAAGTCGGTAAACAATCAGCGATTAGTGGTAATGAAGTGAGGAGCCAGGAGTGA
- a CDS encoding YdcF family protein: MLVLPMLLWLGYKEIKSQLEQPQAILVLGGSTQREKFAAEFARQYPDLPIWISGGSPKEYAQKLFAKAGIDSSRLHLDYRAVDTVTNFTTLVDQFQARGIKKIYLITSDYHMRRARIIGEIVLGSRGIEFQPISVPSESSPEPIKKAIRDGARAVFWVATGYTGSTLTK; the protein is encoded by the coding sequence ATGCTGGTCCTACCGATGTTACTTTGGCTGGGATACAAAGAGATTAAAAGCCAGTTGGAGCAACCACAAGCGATATTAGTACTGGGTGGCTCAACGCAGCGAGAGAAGTTTGCAGCAGAATTTGCGCGCCAGTACCCAGACTTACCTATCTGGATTTCTGGAGGTAGCCCAAAAGAGTATGCCCAAAAGCTGTTTGCTAAAGCTGGGATTGACAGTAGCCGTCTGCACTTAGACTATAGAGCAGTGGATACAGTGACGAACTTCACCACCCTAGTTGATCAGTTTCAAGCTCGTGGGATTAAAAAGATCTATTTGATTACATCAGACTACCACATGCGCCGCGCCCGGATTATTGGAGAAATTGTTTTAGGGAGTCGGGGAATTGAATTCCAGCCAATTTCTGTGCCTTCAGAAAGCTCGCCTGAACCGATTAAAAAAGCAATCCGGGATGGAGCAAGAGCAGTTTTCTGGGTGGCAACGGGGTACACTGGTTCCACCTTAACCAAGTAA
- a CDS encoding lysophospholipid acyltransferase family protein — MAQSREPFVSLLLYHLFKWSVVSPTLYAYFRGRIYGAENVPQQGPLVVVSNHASYFDPPILSCCVRRPVAYMAKEELFHIPILGTAIRLYGAYPVNRGAADRSAIRSALKYLEAGWATGVYLEGSRTPDGRITAPKLGAALLAAKAQAPLLPVSLWGTQGILKQGSTLPRPVPITVRIGTVIDPPSSTDRGELQAVTQQCVAAIQALHDLGR, encoded by the coding sequence ATGGCTCAAAGCCGCGAACCTTTTGTCAGCCTGCTACTCTACCACCTATTTAAGTGGTCGGTTGTGAGTCCCACGCTCTACGCTTACTTTCGGGGGCGCATCTATGGTGCTGAAAACGTACCTCAGCAGGGACCGCTGGTTGTCGTTAGTAATCATGCCAGTTACTTTGACCCGCCAATTCTCTCTTGTTGCGTAAGGCGACCTGTTGCCTATATGGCAAAGGAAGAGCTGTTTCACATTCCGATTTTGGGAACAGCCATTCGGTTGTATGGTGCTTATCCAGTGAATCGGGGAGCAGCAGACCGCAGTGCTATCCGTTCAGCACTTAAATATCTTGAAGCTGGCTGGGCTACGGGTGTTTATTTAGAAGGCAGCCGCACACCGGATGGACGAATCACAGCCCCCAAATTAGGTGCAGCGCTACTTGCTGCCAAGGCTCAGGCACCCCTGTTACCAGTCAGTTTGTGGGGAACGCAGGGGATTTTAAAGCAAGGCTCTACGCTCCCTCGTCCAGTCCCGATCACTGTACGGATTGGCACGGTGATTGATCCTCCTAGTTCTACAGATCGAGGGGAATTGCAGGCAGTGACACAACAGTGTGTAGCAGCGATTCAGGCACTGCATGATTTAGGGCGTTGA
- the fabD gene encoding ACP S-malonyltransferase, whose product MTKTAWVFPGQGSQAIGMGMDLLELSYAKDKFAQAEEILGWSVPEICQSEEEKISRTLYTQPSMYVVESILADLMRERGQHPALVAGHSMGEYVALYVAGVFDWSEGLRLVKRRAELMDSAAGGMMAALIGFNREQLEQQIEQTPDVVLANDNSPAQVVISGTPTAVEAVLSQVKAKRVIPLNVSGAFHSPLMAAAASEFQPVLESVTFKPAKVPVLSNVEPIPAVDAAVLKERLSRQMTGSVRWQEISQRLPEEGIERVVEIGPGTVLTGLIKRTCSGLILENISSVADLEGLGVRGEEEDTVTR is encoded by the coding sequence ATGACTAAGACTGCGTGGGTGTTTCCGGGGCAAGGTTCCCAGGCGATCGGGATGGGAATGGATTTATTAGAACTGAGTTATGCCAAGGACAAGTTTGCACAAGCTGAGGAAATCTTAGGCTGGTCTGTGCCTGAAATCTGCCAAAGCGAGGAAGAAAAAATATCGCGCACGCTCTACACCCAGCCGAGTATGTATGTCGTAGAAAGCATTCTGGCTGACTTGATGCGAGAACGAGGACAGCACCCCGCCTTAGTTGCTGGGCACAGTATGGGAGAATATGTCGCCCTCTACGTTGCTGGTGTCTTTGACTGGTCAGAGGGGTTACGCCTGGTCAAGCGGCGGGCAGAACTGATGGATAGTGCCGCTGGTGGTATGATGGCTGCTTTGATTGGCTTTAACCGCGAACAGCTGGAACAGCAAATCGAACAAACCCCTGACGTTGTGCTGGCTAATGACAACAGTCCAGCTCAGGTTGTGATTTCCGGCACTCCAACTGCTGTGGAAGCGGTGCTATCCCAAGTGAAGGCAAAGCGTGTTATTCCTTTGAACGTGTCAGGAGCATTTCACTCACCGTTGATGGCAGCAGCAGCATCGGAGTTCCAACCAGTTTTGGAGTCTGTCACTTTTAAACCAGCTAAGGTGCCAGTGCTGTCTAATGTAGAACCAATACCAGCCGTTGATGCTGCTGTTTTGAAAGAACGCTTGAGTCGCCAGATGACAGGTTCAGTGCGATGGCAAGAAATTTCCCAGCGTCTACCAGAAGAAGGCATTGAACGAGTCGTAGAAATTGGTCCTGGCACAGTGCTAACTGGTCTAATTAAACGTACCTGCTCTGGTTTAATCTTAGAAAATATCAGTAGTGTTGCTGATTTGGAGGGGTTAGGGGTTAGGGGCGAGGAAGAGGACACGGTGACGCGGTGA
- a CDS encoding IS110 family transposase, translating into MKSLKQASYTGKEVFIGIDVHKKSYSVVARVDKEVIKKWTTVASPKELSQQLQKYFSGATIHSVYEAGFSGFALHRELVKYGIDNIVVHAAAIEVAANDRVKTDKRDAQKMAALLEAGRVRGNRIPTEQQEQRRMLTRTRQQLVEERTAIKNKIRMKFHQLGLIQYDENRPMSHKLVREIVDGTSSSELRIVIEAHWNIWRKLDEEICKLTQAIKEQAKTDPNEATYRSAPGVGPLSARILANELGDMSQFNNERQLFSFTGLTPAEYSSGDNIRRGHISRQGNSRLRGILVESAWRAIEKDTALGEFFERLYPRTGKKRAIVAVARKLIGRIRAAFHNQVTNQSID; encoded by the coding sequence ATGAAAAGCCTGAAACAAGCTTCATACACCGGAAAAGAAGTCTTCATCGGAATTGATGTTCACAAGAAAAGTTATTCAGTAGTCGCCAGAGTAGACAAAGAAGTAATCAAGAAATGGACAACAGTTGCTTCACCGAAAGAACTATCACAACAGCTGCAAAAATACTTTAGTGGAGCAACCATCCATTCTGTTTATGAAGCAGGGTTTTCAGGATTTGCGCTGCATCGAGAGTTAGTGAAATATGGGATTGACAACATCGTGGTTCATGCCGCTGCAATTGAAGTTGCTGCCAATGACCGAGTCAAGACAGACAAACGGGATGCTCAAAAAATGGCAGCTCTGCTTGAGGCGGGGCGAGTAAGAGGCAATCGCATTCCTACTGAGCAGCAAGAGCAACGGCGAATGCTAACGCGAACCCGACAACAGCTGGTTGAAGAACGAACCGCAATCAAAAATAAAATCAGAATGAAATTTCATCAACTGGGACTGATTCAGTATGACGAGAACCGACCGATGAGTCACAAACTGGTTCGGGAGATTGTTGATGGTACTTCATCCTCTGAGTTGAGAATTGTGATTGAAGCCCATTGGAACATCTGGAGGAAGTTAGACGAGGAGATTTGCAAGCTGACTCAAGCGATTAAGGAGCAAGCGAAGACAGACCCCAACGAAGCAACTTACCGTTCTGCACCTGGGGTAGGTCCACTCTCTGCTCGCATACTTGCCAATGAATTAGGTGATATGTCGCAATTCAACAATGAACGTCAACTGTTTTCCTTTACAGGGCTGACTCCCGCCGAATATTCTAGTGGCGATAACATCCGTCGAGGGCATATCAGTAGACAAGGCAATAGCCGCTTGAGAGGAATACTGGTAGAGAGCGCGTGGCGGGCGATTGAGAAAGATACAGCCTTAGGGGAGTTCTTTGAGAGACTCTATCCTCGCACTGGCAAAAAGCGAGCGATTGTTGCTGTTGCTAGAAAACTGATTGGTCGGATTCGGGCAGCTTTCCACAACCAAGTTACTAACCAGAGCATAGATTAG
- a CDS encoding beta-ketoacyl-ACP synthase III, producing MQKLGVVITGSGSATPATALDNQELSQRVETSDEWIRSRTGIRARRLATASESLSAIATQAATEAIAMAGITPAELDLILLATSTPDDLFGTACQIQAQLGATKAVAFDLTAACSGFVFGLVTAAQYIRTGVYQNVLLVGADILSRWVDWEDRRTCVLFGDGAGAVVLQANESDRLLGFELKSDGTENRCLNLSYKAQSKQLIQGVNIGHGTYQPITMNGKEVYRFAVQRVPEVIDKALFRANLSVDKVDWLLLHQANQRILDAVAERLKIPPHKVISNLAHYGNTSAASIPLALDGAVRQGQIQSGDIIAASGFGAGLTWGAAVFQWGR from the coding sequence TTGCAAAAATTAGGGGTAGTAATTACGGGAAGTGGGTCGGCGACACCAGCGACTGCCTTGGATAACCAAGAGTTAAGTCAGCGGGTTGAGACTTCGGATGAGTGGATTAGATCGCGCACGGGAATTCGCGCTCGGCGGTTGGCAACGGCATCAGAGTCCTTGAGTGCGATCGCCACCCAGGCAGCAACTGAAGCGATCGCAATGGCTGGGATTACACCAGCCGAACTGGATCTGATTCTACTTGCGACCTCAACTCCCGACGACTTATTTGGCACGGCTTGTCAAATTCAGGCACAGCTGGGAGCAACTAAAGCAGTAGCCTTTGATTTGACAGCGGCTTGCTCTGGCTTTGTGTTTGGACTTGTCACTGCTGCTCAATACATCAGAACCGGCGTTTACCAAAATGTCCTATTGGTTGGGGCAGATATCCTTTCTCGCTGGGTGGATTGGGAAGATCGACGCACTTGTGTGCTATTTGGGGATGGCGCTGGGGCAGTGGTATTGCAAGCGAATGAGAGCGATCGCTTGCTAGGATTTGAACTCAAAAGCGATGGCACAGAAAATCGTTGCCTTAACCTTTCCTACAAGGCTCAGTCCAAACAACTCATCCAAGGGGTGAATATTGGTCATGGCACCTATCAACCGATCACCATGAATGGTAAAGAAGTGTATCGCTTTGCTGTCCAACGAGTGCCGGAAGTGATCGACAAAGCTCTGTTTCGAGCAAACCTCAGCGTTGACAAAGTAGACTGGTTGCTATTGCATCAAGCTAATCAACGTATTCTCGATGCCGTAGCTGAGCGTCTGAAAATTCCGCCTCACAAAGTTATCAGCAATCTTGCCCATTATGGCAACACTTCTGCTGCTTCTATCCCCCTCGCCCTCGATGGAGCTGTACGGCAGGGTCAGATTCAATCAGGTGACATCATTGCCGCTTCTGGCTTCGGTGCTGGACTCACTTGGGGAGCTGCAGTTTTTCAATGGGGCAGATAA
- the blaOXA gene encoding class D beta-lactamase, translated as MNRLFRLAIIVLFVLSCTASILFQTMQSASMPKSAIELTARVDVAQNIDCGRHFRELGVEGSILIYDLNNDRIVQHNPQRNTTAFLPASTFKILNSLIALETGVIADEIAVLTWDGIQRKIPEWNRDLNMREAIKLSAIWFYQVLARRVGHEQMQKWVTQARYGNQKIGGKDDIDKFWLEGELRITPQEQIQFLRRLYNNDLPFSKRSLSMVKDIMLMEQTPDYTIRGKTGWVGFVDNVTPKIGWYVGYLEKGKNVYFFATNIDIRNKKDPSARIDLTRRCFKELAVL; from the coding sequence ATGAACCGATTATTTCGCCTTGCAATTATTGTTCTCTTTGTGCTGAGTTGCACCGCCTCTATCCTATTTCAGACAATGCAATCAGCATCAATGCCAAAATCAGCGATTGAGCTGACAGCCCGTGTAGATGTCGCTCAGAACATTGATTGTGGACGGCACTTTCGAGAACTAGGGGTTGAAGGTTCGATTCTGATCTATGACTTGAATAATGATCGCATTGTTCAACACAATCCACAGCGGAACACAACAGCTTTCTTACCTGCATCGACATTTAAGATTCTCAACTCCCTGATTGCGTTGGAAACGGGAGTCATTGCAGATGAAATCGCGGTTCTAACGTGGGACGGAATTCAAAGAAAGATTCCTGAGTGGAACCGAGACTTGAATATGAGAGAGGCAATCAAGCTTTCAGCCATTTGGTTTTACCAAGTTCTAGCTCGTCGAGTGGGGCATGAGCAGATGCAAAAATGGGTGACTCAAGCCAGATACGGCAACCAAAAAATTGGTGGTAAAGATGATATTGATAAATTCTGGTTAGAGGGAGAACTGCGAATTACACCTCAAGAGCAAATTCAATTTCTCCGCCGTCTCTACAATAACGACTTACCTTTCTCCAAGCGATCGCTCTCCATGGTCAAAGACATTATGCTGATGGAGCAGACTCCAGACTACACAATCAGAGGTAAGACAGGCTGGGTTGGTTTTGTGGACAACGTAACACCGAAAATTGGATGGTATGTGGGTTACTTGGAGAAGGGCAAGAATGTTTACTTTTTCGCTACTAACATTGACATTCGTAACAAGAAAGATCCATCTGCTCGAATAGATTTAACACGTCGTTGTTTCAAAGAGCTGGCGGTGCTGTAA
- a CDS encoding IS1-like element transposase: MTVWLAVHCPHCQSTDVKKHGTSSNGKRRYRCLNLDCPYATFSQTIDYPGRRPEVKQQIIEMTLNGSGVRDIARVLHVSTATVIQELKKNPQLQRVNQELLSQLQLDQVEVVVKQAQTVDEPGVEESELDVPMLDCMRLKAMSNFL, from the coding sequence ATGACTGTTTGGCTAGCCGTCCACTGCCCTCACTGCCAAAGTACAGATGTGAAAAAGCATGGGACATCATCAAATGGCAAACGACGTTATCGTTGCTTGAATTTGGATTGTCCGTATGCAACCTTTAGTCAAACCATCGATTACCCAGGTCGGAGACCAGAGGTCAAGCAACAGATTATTGAAATGACTTTGAATGGCAGTGGGGTGAGAGACATAGCTCGGGTGCTGCATGTGAGCACAGCTACAGTCATCCAAGAATTAAAAAAAAATCCCCAATTACAACGCGTCAATCAGGAGCTGTTGAGCCAGCTGCAACTCGACCAAGTGGAGGTAGTAGTCAAGCAGGCCCAAACAGTTGATGAACCTGGAGTAGAAGAATCTGAACTGGATGTTCCTATGCTGGATTGTATGAGGTTAAAGGCAATGTCAAACTTCTTGTAG
- a CDS encoding metalloregulator ArsR/SmtB family transcription factor, with protein sequence MTKPKPDDVCQVRCFNIDLVTQVCEAMPGDEVLEEAQILFSALADKSRLKILYALSNNQELCVCDVASMLGVKVAVASHHLRKLRDLKILKYRNDGKLAYYSLKDQRIVEVLYYALGQIAG encoded by the coding sequence GTGACAAAACCAAAACCAGACGATGTCTGTCAGGTGCGGTGTTTTAATATAGACTTGGTAACCCAAGTCTGTGAAGCAATGCCTGGGGACGAGGTTCTGGAAGAAGCTCAAATACTCTTCAGTGCTCTAGCAGACAAGTCACGACTAAAAATCCTCTATGCCCTCAGTAATAATCAAGAGCTTTGCGTCTGTGACGTAGCATCAATGCTTGGGGTTAAGGTAGCAGTTGCCTCCCACCATCTGCGAAAACTGCGAGACCTCAAGATACTCAAGTACAGAAATGATGGCAAACTTGCCTACTACTCACTAAAAGACCAACGTATTGTAGAAGTTCTCTATTATGCACTCGGGCAAATAG
- a CDS encoding AI-2E family transporter, with protein sequence MKEPPRQNFWERLNNSALVRFLLFFASGWALTQLLAYFETVIVIFAFAAIVAFLLSYPVQWLERYIPRGLAVILVFLLSLMIIVGLTVTVGLSILSQAQQLINSITLFLNSLVPLTGQLEEFLHERNIQVNLNAIQQQLQNQILSGLSLGIGYTLSTVQIFFANFINLILIAVIAFFMVLDGQRIWVFILKLVPKHSRNRFAIIVKRKFLGFVRGQLILTVFLTTSTLMVFLVLEVPFPLILAVIVGIFDAIPGIGATLGISIIFLIVLSQSVWLALKVLAACVVLQQIQDNLIAPRVMQGTINVNPVVIFFALLVGARVAGLLGIFLAIPITGVIVSLFEIEEMKADP encoded by the coding sequence ATGAAGGAGCCGCCGAGACAGAATTTTTGGGAGCGACTGAATAATTCGGCATTGGTTAGATTTTTACTATTTTTTGCCTCTGGCTGGGCTTTAACACAGCTTTTAGCTTACTTTGAAACTGTAATTGTTATTTTTGCATTTGCCGCAATTGTGGCTTTTTTGCTTAGCTATCCTGTGCAATGGCTAGAGCGTTATATACCTCGCGGTCTAGCAGTTATCTTGGTTTTCTTGCTCAGCCTTATGATTATTGTTGGTCTGACTGTGACAGTTGGCTTGTCAATTTTATCCCAAGCACAACAGTTGATTAACAGTATCACTTTATTTTTAAATTCTCTAGTGCCACTCACAGGGCAATTAGAAGAATTTCTACATGAACGAAATATTCAGGTCAATTTGAATGCTATCCAACAGCAATTGCAAAATCAAATTTTATCAGGACTTAGTCTAGGAATCGGCTACACTTTATCTACTGTACAAATATTTTTTGCTAACTTTATTAATCTGATACTGATTGCAGTTATTGCTTTTTTTATGGTGTTAGATGGGCAAAGAATTTGGGTTTTTATCCTCAAACTTGTGCCTAAGCATTCACGAAATCGCTTTGCGATTATAGTCAAGCGGAAGTTTTTAGGTTTTGTGAGAGGACAGCTAATTTTAACTGTATTTCTTACAACTTCTACTTTAATGGTGTTCTTAGTTTTAGAAGTGCCTTTTCCTTTGATTTTAGCAGTGATAGTCGGAATTTTTGATGCAATTCCTGGAATTGGAGCTACATTAGGAATTAGTATAATTTTTTTAATTGTCTTGTCTCAAAGTGTTTGGCTAGCTCTTAAAGTTTTAGCAGCTTGCGTTGTCCTGCAGCAAATTCAAGACAATTTGATTGCACCTCGCGTCATGCAAGGTACGATTAATGTTAATCCAGTCGTGATCTTTTTTGCTTTGCTAGTAGGTGCTAGAGTGGCAGGGTTGCTGGGAATTTTTCTTGCTATTCCTATTACTGGAGTAATTGTGAGTTTGTTTGAAATTGAAGAAATGAAAGCAGATCCATAG